One genomic segment of Pagrus major chromosome 13, Pma_NU_1.0 includes these proteins:
- the LOC141007342 gene encoding stromal interaction molecule 1-like isoform X1 produces the protein MEGVCVWLVCVCTLSVCVGAHSSLDRGDHAHLDHQHHHLVSNGNAASDLCVIDQQLCQDENSLLSFEAICSIHKQMDDDADGTVDMTETDEFLREDLKYHDSGAKHSSFHRVDLHISVEDMWTTWKSSEVYNWTVQQVEDWLLNSVELPQYAETFRKHQLDGKALPRLAVKNTTLTVTVLKILDRSHAQKLQLKALDIILFGPPPAGRQNWWKDLVLGVSILMALGGCWFAWVQTRKSRDDMGKLMKDLEGLQRAEQSLQELQEKLQKAQEEQRCVQVEKVKVEEELRSEIDSAKLEAHRLRELREGTENERSRQKYAEEELEQVEEIFNVRMALKKAERELESRARWAPPESLQKWLQLTHEIEVQYYNIKKQSAERQLLQAREGAEKIKKKRSSLFGTFHVAHSSSLDDVDHKILSAKQALAEVTAALREKLHRWQQIESLTGFCVVNNPGLGALAAALNLDPSFLGLRPPTPQHLILSDDLDDMDEDILSPGTLQYAAWQMDRRVSDLWPLSGIAETQSPWKHSAQSLMPLRQQMGDPRLTFSSQRDIMNRSDSDSALPLSHGESRGLYGSKAFLLSSRLHPLQGQGSGLGGGGGGGGGGGGGLEKSSSLGELRGNSAAVLASACSTRSLCITSDAIDSPLVFASSASSSPTSSGRGTGGQLTPRRSPVEEEGGEESESSVSRRRNAFNKIFKKKQGRH, from the exons atggagggtgtgtgtgtgtggctggtgtgtgtgtgcacgctgagtgtgtgtgtcggggcTCACAGTTCGCTGGACAGAGGTGACCACGCCCACCTGGACCACCAACACCATCATCTGGTTTCCAACGGCAACGCAGCCTCAG ATCTGTGTGTGATAGACCAGCAGCTCTGTCAGGATGAAAACTCCCTGCTGAGTTTCGAGGCGATCTGCAGCATCCACAAACAGATGGACGACGACGCAGACGGGACGGTGGACATGACGGAGACGGACGAG tttctCAGGGAGGATCTGAAGTATCACGACTCCGGagccaaacacagcagcttccACCGAGTCGACCTGCACATCAGCGTGGAGGACATGTGGACCACCTGGAAGAGCTCTGAAG TGTATAACTGGACggtgcagcaggtggaggactGGCTGCTCAACAGTGTGGAGCTTCCTCAGTACGCAGAAACCTTCAGGAAACACCAGCTGGATGGAAAGGCCTTAcccag GCTGGCGGTGAAGAACACCACGCTGACCGTGACCGTGTTGAAGATTTTAGACAGAAGTCACGCTCAGAAACTGCAGCTCAAAGCCCTGGACATCATCCTGTTTGGACCGCcgccag CAGGCCGACAGAACTGGTGGAAGGATCTGGTTCTGGGTGTGTCCATCCTGATGGCACTGGGCGGCTGCTGGTTCGCCTGGGTCCAGACCAGGAAGTCCAGAGACGACATGGGGAAGCTGATGAAGGACCTGGAGGGTCTGCAGAGGGCCGAGCAGagcctgcaggagctgcaggagaa GCTGCAGAAGGCTCAGGAGGAGCAGCGCTGCGTTCAGGTGGagaaggtgaaggtggaggaggagctgaggagcgAGATCGACTCGGCCAAGCTGGAGGCCCATCGGCTCCGAGAGCTTCGAGAAGGAACCGAGAACGAGAGGAGCCGGCAGAAATACGCCGAGGAGGAGCTGGAACAGGTAGAGGAGATCTTCAAT GTGCGTATGGCGTTGAAGAAGGCGGAGAGGGAGCTGGAGTCGCGAGCTCGCTGGGCTCCACCGGAGTCTCTGCAGAAGTGGCTTCAGCTGACGCACGAGATCGAAGTTCAGTACTACAACATCAAGAAACAGAGTGCAGagaggcagctgctgcaggccaGAGAGGGG GCAGAGAAGATCAAGAAGAAGAGGAGCTCTCTGTTCGGGACGTTTCATGTGGCTCACAGCTCCTCGCTGGACGACGTCGACCATAAGATCCTCTCTGCCAA aCAGGCGCTGGCCGAGGTGACGGCGGCGCTGCGGGAGAAGCTCCACCGCTGGCAGCAGATCGAGTCTCTGACCGGTTTCTGCGTGGTCAATAATCCGGGTCTGGGGGCGCTGGCGGCCGCTCTCAACCTGGACCCATCCTTCCTCGGCCTGCGACCTCCGACCCCTCAGCACCTCATCCTCTCTGATGACCTCGACGACATGGACGAAGACATCCTGTCTCCTGGGACGCTGCAGT ACGCAGCGTGGCAGATGGACCGGCGAGTGAGCGACCTCTGGCCCCTGAGTGGCATCGCAGAAACCCAGTCACCATGGAAACACTCTG CTCAGAGTCTGATGCCCCTGCGACAGCAGATGGGAGACCCCAGGTTGACGTTCAGCTCTCAGAG GGACATCATGAACCGCTCAGACTCTGACTccgccctccctctctctcacggCGAATCACGAGGCCTGTACGGGTCCAAGGCCTTCCTCCTTTCATCCAGGCTCCACCCCCTGCAGGGTCAGGGCTCCGGGCTCggtggaggcggaggaggaggcggaggcggaggaggaggtctggagAAGAGCTCCAGCCTCGGGGAGCTGAGGGGCAACTCTGCTGCCGTCCTCGCCTCCGCCTGCTCCACCCGCTCCCTCTGCATCACGTCCGACGCCATCGACAGCCCGCTCGTCTTCGCGTCTTCCGCTTCGTCCAGTCCGACGAGCAGCGGTCGGGGGACGGGCGGTCAGCTCACGCCCAGGAGGAGCcctgtggaggaggaaggaggcgaGGAGAGCGAGTCGTCCGTCAGCCGGAGGAGAAACGCTTTTAATAAGATCTTTAAGAAGAAGCAGGGACGTCACTGA
- the LOC141007342 gene encoding stromal interaction molecule 1-like isoform X7 yields the protein MEGVCVWLVCVCTLSVCVGAHSSLDRGDHAHLDHQHHHLVSNGNAASDLCVIDQQLCQDENSLLSFEAICSIHKQMDDDADGTVDMTETDEFLREDLKYHDSGAKHSSFHRVDLHISVEDMWTTWKSSEVYNWTVQQVEDWLLNSVELPQYAETFRKHQLDGKALPRLAVKNTTLTVTVLKILDRSHAQKLQLKALDIILFGPPPGRQNWWKDLVLGVSILMALGGCWFAWVQTRKSRDDMGKLMKDLEGLQRAEQSLQELQEKLQKAQEEQRCVQVEKVKVEEELRSEIDSAKLEAHRLRELREGTENERSRQKYAEEELEQVRMALKKAERELESRARWAPPESLQKWLQLTHEIEVQYYNIKKQSAERQLLQAREGAEKIKKKRSSLFGTFHVAHSSSLDDVDHKILSAKQALAEVTAALREKLHRWQQIESLTGFCVVNNPGLGALAAALNLDPSFLGLRPPTPQHLILSDDLDDMDEDILSPGTLQSQSLMPLRQQMGDPRLTFSSQRDIMNRSDSDSALPLSHGESRGLYGSKAFLLSSRLHPLQGQGSGLGGGGGGGGGGGGGLEKSSSLGELRGNSAAVLASACSTRSLCITSDAIDSPLVFASSASSSPTSSGRGTGGQLTPRRSPVEEEGGEESESSVSRRRNAFNKIFKKKQGRH from the exons atggagggtgtgtgtgtgtggctggtgtgtgtgtgcacgctgagtgtgtgtgtcggggcTCACAGTTCGCTGGACAGAGGTGACCACGCCCACCTGGACCACCAACACCATCATCTGGTTTCCAACGGCAACGCAGCCTCAG ATCTGTGTGTGATAGACCAGCAGCTCTGTCAGGATGAAAACTCCCTGCTGAGTTTCGAGGCGATCTGCAGCATCCACAAACAGATGGACGACGACGCAGACGGGACGGTGGACATGACGGAGACGGACGAG tttctCAGGGAGGATCTGAAGTATCACGACTCCGGagccaaacacagcagcttccACCGAGTCGACCTGCACATCAGCGTGGAGGACATGTGGACCACCTGGAAGAGCTCTGAAG TGTATAACTGGACggtgcagcaggtggaggactGGCTGCTCAACAGTGTGGAGCTTCCTCAGTACGCAGAAACCTTCAGGAAACACCAGCTGGATGGAAAGGCCTTAcccag GCTGGCGGTGAAGAACACCACGCTGACCGTGACCGTGTTGAAGATTTTAGACAGAAGTCACGCTCAGAAACTGCAGCTCAAAGCCCTGGACATCATCCTGTTTGGACCGCcgccag GCCGACAGAACTGGTGGAAGGATCTGGTTCTGGGTGTGTCCATCCTGATGGCACTGGGCGGCTGCTGGTTCGCCTGGGTCCAGACCAGGAAGTCCAGAGACGACATGGGGAAGCTGATGAAGGACCTGGAGGGTCTGCAGAGGGCCGAGCAGagcctgcaggagctgcaggagaa GCTGCAGAAGGCTCAGGAGGAGCAGCGCTGCGTTCAGGTGGagaaggtgaaggtggaggaggagctgaggagcgAGATCGACTCGGCCAAGCTGGAGGCCCATCGGCTCCGAGAGCTTCGAGAAGGAACCGAGAACGAGAGGAGCCGGCAGAAATACGCCGAGGAGGAGCTGGAACAG GTGCGTATGGCGTTGAAGAAGGCGGAGAGGGAGCTGGAGTCGCGAGCTCGCTGGGCTCCACCGGAGTCTCTGCAGAAGTGGCTTCAGCTGACGCACGAGATCGAAGTTCAGTACTACAACATCAAGAAACAGAGTGCAGagaggcagctgctgcaggccaGAGAGGGG GCAGAGAAGATCAAGAAGAAGAGGAGCTCTCTGTTCGGGACGTTTCATGTGGCTCACAGCTCCTCGCTGGACGACGTCGACCATAAGATCCTCTCTGCCAA aCAGGCGCTGGCCGAGGTGACGGCGGCGCTGCGGGAGAAGCTCCACCGCTGGCAGCAGATCGAGTCTCTGACCGGTTTCTGCGTGGTCAATAATCCGGGTCTGGGGGCGCTGGCGGCCGCTCTCAACCTGGACCCATCCTTCCTCGGCCTGCGACCTCCGACCCCTCAGCACCTCATCCTCTCTGATGACCTCGACGACATGGACGAAGACATCCTGTCTCCTGGGACGCTGCAGT CTCAGAGTCTGATGCCCCTGCGACAGCAGATGGGAGACCCCAGGTTGACGTTCAGCTCTCAGAG GGACATCATGAACCGCTCAGACTCTGACTccgccctccctctctctcacggCGAATCACGAGGCCTGTACGGGTCCAAGGCCTTCCTCCTTTCATCCAGGCTCCACCCCCTGCAGGGTCAGGGCTCCGGGCTCggtggaggcggaggaggaggcggaggcggaggaggaggtctggagAAGAGCTCCAGCCTCGGGGAGCTGAGGGGCAACTCTGCTGCCGTCCTCGCCTCCGCCTGCTCCACCCGCTCCCTCTGCATCACGTCCGACGCCATCGACAGCCCGCTCGTCTTCGCGTCTTCCGCTTCGTCCAGTCCGACGAGCAGCGGTCGGGGGACGGGCGGTCAGCTCACGCCCAGGAGGAGCcctgtggaggaggaaggaggcgaGGAGAGCGAGTCGTCCGTCAGCCGGAGGAGAAACGCTTTTAATAAGATCTTTAAGAAGAAGCAGGGACGTCACTGA
- the LOC141007342 gene encoding stromal interaction molecule 1-like isoform X4, producing the protein MEGVCVWLVCVCTLSVCVGAHSSLDRGDHAHLDHQHHHLVSNGNAASDLCVIDQQLCQDENSLLSFEAICSIHKQMDDDADGTVDMTETDEFLREDLKYHDSGAKHSSFHRVDLHISVEDMWTTWKSSEVYNWTVQQVEDWLLNSVELPQYAETFRKHQLDGKALPRLAVKNTTLTVTVLKILDRSHAQKLQLKALDIILFGPPPGRQNWWKDLVLGVSILMALGGCWFAWVQTRKSRDDMGKLMKDLEGLQRAEQSLQELQEKLQKAQEEQRCVQVEKVKVEEELRSEIDSAKLEAHRLRELREGTENERSRQKYAEEELEQVRMALKKAERELESRARWAPPESLQKWLQLTHEIEVQYYNIKKQSAERQLLQAREGAEKIKKKRSSLFGTFHVAHSSSLDDVDHKILSAKQALAEVTAALREKLHRWQQIESLTGFCVVNNPGLGALAAALNLDPSFLGLRPPTPQHLILSDDLDDMDEDILSPGTLQYAAWQMDRRVSDLWPLSGIAETQSPWKHSAQSLMPLRQQMGDPRLTFSSQRDIMNRSDSDSALPLSHGESRGLYGSKAFLLSSRLHPLQGQGSGLGGGGGGGGGGGGGLEKSSSLGELRGNSAAVLASACSTRSLCITSDAIDSPLVFASSASSSPTSSGRGTGGQLTPRRSPVEEEGGEESESSVSRRRNAFNKIFKKKQGRH; encoded by the exons atggagggtgtgtgtgtgtggctggtgtgtgtgtgcacgctgagtgtgtgtgtcggggcTCACAGTTCGCTGGACAGAGGTGACCACGCCCACCTGGACCACCAACACCATCATCTGGTTTCCAACGGCAACGCAGCCTCAG ATCTGTGTGTGATAGACCAGCAGCTCTGTCAGGATGAAAACTCCCTGCTGAGTTTCGAGGCGATCTGCAGCATCCACAAACAGATGGACGACGACGCAGACGGGACGGTGGACATGACGGAGACGGACGAG tttctCAGGGAGGATCTGAAGTATCACGACTCCGGagccaaacacagcagcttccACCGAGTCGACCTGCACATCAGCGTGGAGGACATGTGGACCACCTGGAAGAGCTCTGAAG TGTATAACTGGACggtgcagcaggtggaggactGGCTGCTCAACAGTGTGGAGCTTCCTCAGTACGCAGAAACCTTCAGGAAACACCAGCTGGATGGAAAGGCCTTAcccag GCTGGCGGTGAAGAACACCACGCTGACCGTGACCGTGTTGAAGATTTTAGACAGAAGTCACGCTCAGAAACTGCAGCTCAAAGCCCTGGACATCATCCTGTTTGGACCGCcgccag GCCGACAGAACTGGTGGAAGGATCTGGTTCTGGGTGTGTCCATCCTGATGGCACTGGGCGGCTGCTGGTTCGCCTGGGTCCAGACCAGGAAGTCCAGAGACGACATGGGGAAGCTGATGAAGGACCTGGAGGGTCTGCAGAGGGCCGAGCAGagcctgcaggagctgcaggagaa GCTGCAGAAGGCTCAGGAGGAGCAGCGCTGCGTTCAGGTGGagaaggtgaaggtggaggaggagctgaggagcgAGATCGACTCGGCCAAGCTGGAGGCCCATCGGCTCCGAGAGCTTCGAGAAGGAACCGAGAACGAGAGGAGCCGGCAGAAATACGCCGAGGAGGAGCTGGAACAG GTGCGTATGGCGTTGAAGAAGGCGGAGAGGGAGCTGGAGTCGCGAGCTCGCTGGGCTCCACCGGAGTCTCTGCAGAAGTGGCTTCAGCTGACGCACGAGATCGAAGTTCAGTACTACAACATCAAGAAACAGAGTGCAGagaggcagctgctgcaggccaGAGAGGGG GCAGAGAAGATCAAGAAGAAGAGGAGCTCTCTGTTCGGGACGTTTCATGTGGCTCACAGCTCCTCGCTGGACGACGTCGACCATAAGATCCTCTCTGCCAA aCAGGCGCTGGCCGAGGTGACGGCGGCGCTGCGGGAGAAGCTCCACCGCTGGCAGCAGATCGAGTCTCTGACCGGTTTCTGCGTGGTCAATAATCCGGGTCTGGGGGCGCTGGCGGCCGCTCTCAACCTGGACCCATCCTTCCTCGGCCTGCGACCTCCGACCCCTCAGCACCTCATCCTCTCTGATGACCTCGACGACATGGACGAAGACATCCTGTCTCCTGGGACGCTGCAGT ACGCAGCGTGGCAGATGGACCGGCGAGTGAGCGACCTCTGGCCCCTGAGTGGCATCGCAGAAACCCAGTCACCATGGAAACACTCTG CTCAGAGTCTGATGCCCCTGCGACAGCAGATGGGAGACCCCAGGTTGACGTTCAGCTCTCAGAG GGACATCATGAACCGCTCAGACTCTGACTccgccctccctctctctcacggCGAATCACGAGGCCTGTACGGGTCCAAGGCCTTCCTCCTTTCATCCAGGCTCCACCCCCTGCAGGGTCAGGGCTCCGGGCTCggtggaggcggaggaggaggcggaggcggaggaggaggtctggagAAGAGCTCCAGCCTCGGGGAGCTGAGGGGCAACTCTGCTGCCGTCCTCGCCTCCGCCTGCTCCACCCGCTCCCTCTGCATCACGTCCGACGCCATCGACAGCCCGCTCGTCTTCGCGTCTTCCGCTTCGTCCAGTCCGACGAGCAGCGGTCGGGGGACGGGCGGTCAGCTCACGCCCAGGAGGAGCcctgtggaggaggaaggaggcgaGGAGAGCGAGTCGTCCGTCAGCCGGAGGAGAAACGCTTTTAATAAGATCTTTAAGAAGAAGCAGGGACGTCACTGA
- the LOC141007342 gene encoding stromal interaction molecule 1-like isoform X6, with product MEGVCVWLVCVCTLSVCVGAHSSLDRGDHAHLDHQHHHLVSNGNAASDLCVIDQQLCQDENSLLSFEAICSIHKQMDDDADGTVDMTETDEFLREDLKYHDSGAKHSSFHRVDLHISVEDMWTTWKSSEVYNWTVQQVEDWLLNSVELPQYAETFRKHQLDGKALPRLAVKNTTLTVTVLKILDRSHAQKLQLKALDIILFGPPPAGRQNWWKDLVLGVSILMALGGCWFAWVQTRKSRDDMGKLMKDLEGLQRAEQSLQELQEKLQKAQEEQRCVQVEKVKVEEELRSEIDSAKLEAHRLRELREGTENERSRQKYAEEELEQVRMALKKAERELESRARWAPPESLQKWLQLTHEIEVQYYNIKKQSAERQLLQAREGAEKIKKKRSSLFGTFHVAHSSSLDDVDHKILSAKQALAEVTAALREKLHRWQQIESLTGFCVVNNPGLGALAAALNLDPSFLGLRPPTPQHLILSDDLDDMDEDILSPGTLQSQSLMPLRQQMGDPRLTFSSQRDIMNRSDSDSALPLSHGESRGLYGSKAFLLSSRLHPLQGQGSGLGGGGGGGGGGGGGLEKSSSLGELRGNSAAVLASACSTRSLCITSDAIDSPLVFASSASSSPTSSGRGTGGQLTPRRSPVEEEGGEESESSVSRRRNAFNKIFKKKQGRH from the exons atggagggtgtgtgtgtgtggctggtgtgtgtgtgcacgctgagtgtgtgtgtcggggcTCACAGTTCGCTGGACAGAGGTGACCACGCCCACCTGGACCACCAACACCATCATCTGGTTTCCAACGGCAACGCAGCCTCAG ATCTGTGTGTGATAGACCAGCAGCTCTGTCAGGATGAAAACTCCCTGCTGAGTTTCGAGGCGATCTGCAGCATCCACAAACAGATGGACGACGACGCAGACGGGACGGTGGACATGACGGAGACGGACGAG tttctCAGGGAGGATCTGAAGTATCACGACTCCGGagccaaacacagcagcttccACCGAGTCGACCTGCACATCAGCGTGGAGGACATGTGGACCACCTGGAAGAGCTCTGAAG TGTATAACTGGACggtgcagcaggtggaggactGGCTGCTCAACAGTGTGGAGCTTCCTCAGTACGCAGAAACCTTCAGGAAACACCAGCTGGATGGAAAGGCCTTAcccag GCTGGCGGTGAAGAACACCACGCTGACCGTGACCGTGTTGAAGATTTTAGACAGAAGTCACGCTCAGAAACTGCAGCTCAAAGCCCTGGACATCATCCTGTTTGGACCGCcgccag CAGGCCGACAGAACTGGTGGAAGGATCTGGTTCTGGGTGTGTCCATCCTGATGGCACTGGGCGGCTGCTGGTTCGCCTGGGTCCAGACCAGGAAGTCCAGAGACGACATGGGGAAGCTGATGAAGGACCTGGAGGGTCTGCAGAGGGCCGAGCAGagcctgcaggagctgcaggagaa GCTGCAGAAGGCTCAGGAGGAGCAGCGCTGCGTTCAGGTGGagaaggtgaaggtggaggaggagctgaggagcgAGATCGACTCGGCCAAGCTGGAGGCCCATCGGCTCCGAGAGCTTCGAGAAGGAACCGAGAACGAGAGGAGCCGGCAGAAATACGCCGAGGAGGAGCTGGAACAG GTGCGTATGGCGTTGAAGAAGGCGGAGAGGGAGCTGGAGTCGCGAGCTCGCTGGGCTCCACCGGAGTCTCTGCAGAAGTGGCTTCAGCTGACGCACGAGATCGAAGTTCAGTACTACAACATCAAGAAACAGAGTGCAGagaggcagctgctgcaggccaGAGAGGGG GCAGAGAAGATCAAGAAGAAGAGGAGCTCTCTGTTCGGGACGTTTCATGTGGCTCACAGCTCCTCGCTGGACGACGTCGACCATAAGATCCTCTCTGCCAA aCAGGCGCTGGCCGAGGTGACGGCGGCGCTGCGGGAGAAGCTCCACCGCTGGCAGCAGATCGAGTCTCTGACCGGTTTCTGCGTGGTCAATAATCCGGGTCTGGGGGCGCTGGCGGCCGCTCTCAACCTGGACCCATCCTTCCTCGGCCTGCGACCTCCGACCCCTCAGCACCTCATCCTCTCTGATGACCTCGACGACATGGACGAAGACATCCTGTCTCCTGGGACGCTGCAGT CTCAGAGTCTGATGCCCCTGCGACAGCAGATGGGAGACCCCAGGTTGACGTTCAGCTCTCAGAG GGACATCATGAACCGCTCAGACTCTGACTccgccctccctctctctcacggCGAATCACGAGGCCTGTACGGGTCCAAGGCCTTCCTCCTTTCATCCAGGCTCCACCCCCTGCAGGGTCAGGGCTCCGGGCTCggtggaggcggaggaggaggcggaggcggaggaggaggtctggagAAGAGCTCCAGCCTCGGGGAGCTGAGGGGCAACTCTGCTGCCGTCCTCGCCTCCGCCTGCTCCACCCGCTCCCTCTGCATCACGTCCGACGCCATCGACAGCCCGCTCGTCTTCGCGTCTTCCGCTTCGTCCAGTCCGACGAGCAGCGGTCGGGGGACGGGCGGTCAGCTCACGCCCAGGAGGAGCcctgtggaggaggaaggaggcgaGGAGAGCGAGTCGTCCGTCAGCCGGAGGAGAAACGCTTTTAATAAGATCTTTAAGAAGAAGCAGGGACGTCACTGA
- the LOC141007342 gene encoding stromal interaction molecule 1-like isoform X2: protein MEGVCVWLVCVCTLSVCVGAHSSLDRGDHAHLDHQHHHLVSNGNAASDLCVIDQQLCQDENSLLSFEAICSIHKQMDDDADGTVDMTETDEFLREDLKYHDSGAKHSSFHRVDLHISVEDMWTTWKSSEVYNWTVQQVEDWLLNSVELPQYAETFRKHQLDGKALPRLAVKNTTLTVTVLKILDRSHAQKLQLKALDIILFGPPPGRQNWWKDLVLGVSILMALGGCWFAWVQTRKSRDDMGKLMKDLEGLQRAEQSLQELQEKLQKAQEEQRCVQVEKVKVEEELRSEIDSAKLEAHRLRELREGTENERSRQKYAEEELEQVEEIFNVRMALKKAERELESRARWAPPESLQKWLQLTHEIEVQYYNIKKQSAERQLLQAREGAEKIKKKRSSLFGTFHVAHSSSLDDVDHKILSAKQALAEVTAALREKLHRWQQIESLTGFCVVNNPGLGALAAALNLDPSFLGLRPPTPQHLILSDDLDDMDEDILSPGTLQYAAWQMDRRVSDLWPLSGIAETQSPWKHSAQSLMPLRQQMGDPRLTFSSQRDIMNRSDSDSALPLSHGESRGLYGSKAFLLSSRLHPLQGQGSGLGGGGGGGGGGGGGLEKSSSLGELRGNSAAVLASACSTRSLCITSDAIDSPLVFASSASSSPTSSGRGTGGQLTPRRSPVEEEGGEESESSVSRRRNAFNKIFKKKQGRH from the exons atggagggtgtgtgtgtgtggctggtgtgtgtgtgcacgctgagtgtgtgtgtcggggcTCACAGTTCGCTGGACAGAGGTGACCACGCCCACCTGGACCACCAACACCATCATCTGGTTTCCAACGGCAACGCAGCCTCAG ATCTGTGTGTGATAGACCAGCAGCTCTGTCAGGATGAAAACTCCCTGCTGAGTTTCGAGGCGATCTGCAGCATCCACAAACAGATGGACGACGACGCAGACGGGACGGTGGACATGACGGAGACGGACGAG tttctCAGGGAGGATCTGAAGTATCACGACTCCGGagccaaacacagcagcttccACCGAGTCGACCTGCACATCAGCGTGGAGGACATGTGGACCACCTGGAAGAGCTCTGAAG TGTATAACTGGACggtgcagcaggtggaggactGGCTGCTCAACAGTGTGGAGCTTCCTCAGTACGCAGAAACCTTCAGGAAACACCAGCTGGATGGAAAGGCCTTAcccag GCTGGCGGTGAAGAACACCACGCTGACCGTGACCGTGTTGAAGATTTTAGACAGAAGTCACGCTCAGAAACTGCAGCTCAAAGCCCTGGACATCATCCTGTTTGGACCGCcgccag GCCGACAGAACTGGTGGAAGGATCTGGTTCTGGGTGTGTCCATCCTGATGGCACTGGGCGGCTGCTGGTTCGCCTGGGTCCAGACCAGGAAGTCCAGAGACGACATGGGGAAGCTGATGAAGGACCTGGAGGGTCTGCAGAGGGCCGAGCAGagcctgcaggagctgcaggagaa GCTGCAGAAGGCTCAGGAGGAGCAGCGCTGCGTTCAGGTGGagaaggtgaaggtggaggaggagctgaggagcgAGATCGACTCGGCCAAGCTGGAGGCCCATCGGCTCCGAGAGCTTCGAGAAGGAACCGAGAACGAGAGGAGCCGGCAGAAATACGCCGAGGAGGAGCTGGAACAGGTAGAGGAGATCTTCAAT GTGCGTATGGCGTTGAAGAAGGCGGAGAGGGAGCTGGAGTCGCGAGCTCGCTGGGCTCCACCGGAGTCTCTGCAGAAGTGGCTTCAGCTGACGCACGAGATCGAAGTTCAGTACTACAACATCAAGAAACAGAGTGCAGagaggcagctgctgcaggccaGAGAGGGG GCAGAGAAGATCAAGAAGAAGAGGAGCTCTCTGTTCGGGACGTTTCATGTGGCTCACAGCTCCTCGCTGGACGACGTCGACCATAAGATCCTCTCTGCCAA aCAGGCGCTGGCCGAGGTGACGGCGGCGCTGCGGGAGAAGCTCCACCGCTGGCAGCAGATCGAGTCTCTGACCGGTTTCTGCGTGGTCAATAATCCGGGTCTGGGGGCGCTGGCGGCCGCTCTCAACCTGGACCCATCCTTCCTCGGCCTGCGACCTCCGACCCCTCAGCACCTCATCCTCTCTGATGACCTCGACGACATGGACGAAGACATCCTGTCTCCTGGGACGCTGCAGT ACGCAGCGTGGCAGATGGACCGGCGAGTGAGCGACCTCTGGCCCCTGAGTGGCATCGCAGAAACCCAGTCACCATGGAAACACTCTG CTCAGAGTCTGATGCCCCTGCGACAGCAGATGGGAGACCCCAGGTTGACGTTCAGCTCTCAGAG GGACATCATGAACCGCTCAGACTCTGACTccgccctccctctctctcacggCGAATCACGAGGCCTGTACGGGTCCAAGGCCTTCCTCCTTTCATCCAGGCTCCACCCCCTGCAGGGTCAGGGCTCCGGGCTCggtggaggcggaggaggaggcggaggcggaggaggaggtctggagAAGAGCTCCAGCCTCGGGGAGCTGAGGGGCAACTCTGCTGCCGTCCTCGCCTCCGCCTGCTCCACCCGCTCCCTCTGCATCACGTCCGACGCCATCGACAGCCCGCTCGTCTTCGCGTCTTCCGCTTCGTCCAGTCCGACGAGCAGCGGTCGGGGGACGGGCGGTCAGCTCACGCCCAGGAGGAGCcctgtggaggaggaaggaggcgaGGAGAGCGAGTCGTCCGTCAGCCGGAGGAGAAACGCTTTTAATAAGATCTTTAAGAAGAAGCAGGGACGTCACTGA